Genomic DNA from Lactococcus garvieae:
ATAACTTTTTTCCTACAAGTTTTTTTAGGGCTTTGAAGTCTGTTCGTTTTGTTGTAAAAGTGAAATAAATAAGATGCTTTCCTTGCTTGTCTTTCAAAAAAAGGCTCTTTGTTTCAGTACCTTGAAAGCCGTATTCCTCTTTCATTAAAACGGCATCTTCATTTGTATATATAGCATGATGATGATAAAGTTCAAAATAGATATTATTTTCTTCTAAAATCTTTTTTAAGTCAAGCATGTCTCTCTCCTTTTATTGAATTTTCTTTATTTTAACGCCATTTTATTGAAAAGTCAACATTACTAAAAGAGTGAAGTCTTAAATATAGAATAGTTTGAAATCTTTTTCACACAGTTATAGAGCTAAAATGTACAAGTAAGGGAGATAGAAGTAATAGATTAAATATTCAGTCATTTTATTAGCCTTTATTCTGTGAATTCTATACAATATAAATATAAAGCGCTATCATCAAAAGATTGGAGAATGATATGAAAGTGAACCCAATGAACAAAAAGTTTACCTTAGCTTCAGTAGTGTTACTTGCTGCGGTATCAAACATAATTATCCCTAGCTCATCTGTATGGGCTGTTACTACCACCATAAAAAACCAAGTCTCAAATGGAGAAGTTGTGATTTATGCGCAACAAGCTGGTCCCTCAAGTTCAACTGCTACAGGAAATGCGATTGGTAACAATGACGGTACACAGCAAAGTGCGGGAGAGTCCTCAACATCAACAGCCACAAATAATTTAACCATGTCTAACGTTGAATTCTCTGCAACAAAGATTACCCCAACAGGTGCTGCATCAGCAATGGTCAATAGCACAGGTGATGTCGTTCCATCAGCTTTTACATCTGATGCTGCTTCCAGAAAAATACAAAAAACTAATGTCAATGGTATGACTGATTTCACAGGCTTAACAGATGGTTATTGGCTTTTTCATCAGATTACTTTAGTTGGTGGTGTCCAAACCGTCAAAGACTTTATCGTCACGGTTAATACTTCTGATACTGCCAATAAAGGTCCTCTGAATGTCTATCCTAAGCAAGATATGTCAAAAGTTAAAAATCTTTTTGATATCGTTGCTACAAATGCCGATGATAACTATAACGGTAAAACGCCTAATGAACTTGTTTCTCCAAACGCAGATAATACGACTCTGATTGACACAAATGCAGCTGATGGCTCGAACACAACAACAGCAAGTGCTGGAAGCAGAGTAGGCTGGAACGTCAATACAACGTTTGATAAGTCTCAATGGACAAACACCTCAGACGTTGTTACTGCGCCTGACATTCCAGATAATGTGAAAGCTAAATTCACAATTGAGGATACTATTCCTACAGGATTTACTATTGGAACTCCATCCCTTAGAGCAGGGACAACTGCCTTAGTGCCCGAAACTGACTATACAATGACAGTAACAAACCAAGTTGTGTCAGTTTCTTTAACAACAGCTGGAATTAAAAAAGTTGCGGCTTTACTGGATTCGAGTACTCCTACAATTAATATGAACCTCTATATTCCTACAACAGTTTCAGGCACAGTTACTGCAGGTACCTATCGTGACAGTGCCAAAACAGTTATCACAAATGCCTATGGTGTAGATCTGAGCTCTACACCGAAGAATTCTTCTGTTAATATTGGTGGTGTTCAAATCACAAAGACGAATGGGACTGCAGCAATTACTGCTTCCCCATCGACTTTTGTATTGGTTAGAGCAAAAAATGAAGCGGCCGCTGATGCACTAGTGAAAAAATATGCTTCAGCATTCAATGGCTCAACATCAGAACTTTCGACTTTACCTGTAGCATATTCGGCAACAGAGAACGCATCATTTGTAGCCAAAGCAGATGGCTCAATAGCAGTAGAAGGTACAGGTACTTCAGGAGTTGCTACCTTCTCTGGTTTAAACCTTGTTGATACCAATACTGATACAGAAAATACAACGAACTATTATGCAGTCGAAGTAATTGCCCCAGATGGTTATCAATTGCCAACAGCTACAACTGCGGCCAATGTAACCAAAGTGAATGCTTCAACTACACCTTCAGCTCATAATAATGACATTGTAAATAACAGACCCTTCCCTCTACCCTTTACTGGTGGTGCTGGGATTGTAGCTATTGTCCTTGTAGCGGGTGTAACTGGCTTTGCTGCACTGGTTATACGTAAAAAGAAAGAGGAAGCAGAAGAAGACGCAAAATAATAGGGAACTAAGGGGGACGGAATGACGTACAAATCCAGCAAACCGACCAAAATAACGAAAAGAAATTTTTCGGTAAGGAATATTATTTCGACGGTTCTTTTGGTGTTTGCTTTAGGAATCCTGTTTTATCCAATAATCGTTAATTATATGGTTAGTCAGCAAAATAAAACTACGATTCAAAATTATAATCAATCAGTGGATAAAATGAATCCCCAAAAAGTCCAACAGTTGTTACAATCGGCTCATCTTTACAATCAATATATCTATACAAAAAGTCAATATAAGACTTGGGACAAACCTATCCCCGATTACGATGAGCAACTTATTACTGATAAAACTAAAGTTATTGCCTATTTAACGATCCCGCAGATTAAAGTTGAAAATGTTCCTGTATATAGTGGTGACAGTGCGGAAACTTTAGCAGCTGGTATAGGTCATATTCCACAAACAAGCTTACCCGTGGGAGGCCATAATACCCACTCAGTCCTCTCTGCTCATTCAGGTCATGTTAATAATACATTGTTTTCTGATTTAGAAGATTTGAAACTGAAAGATGTTTTCTACATTCATGTTTTAGATAAAACATTGAAGTATAAAATCATTGACCGTAAAATTGTTAATCCTGATGAGACGGATGCAATAAATATTGTCAATGGAAAAGATTTAGTGACTCTCGTGACATGTTGGCCAACAGGTATAAATAATAAACGTCTTCTTGTGACAGGCACACGACTACCAAACGATAGTAGACAACCTCAGGAACATATTCAACGTAACAAGTACGGCTATAACTTTTGGGTAATGTTACTTGCGAGCGCACTCGCTCTTGTGGCCCTTTACTTGATTATCCGAAATATATTTGGAAAGCATACTCATAATATGCGAATCGATAGAATTCAATTTGATGCTATCTACCAAGGAAATCAAACCATTGTCATCGCGTCTGCACGTCCAGCTCGTAATCCCTCTAGTAAATATAAGTTAAAGGATAAAATTGTTTTGACTGCCGCAGAAGTAATTCATTCACGAGATGTTCAAGGAAATCTTCAAGAAACACGACAGTATTTTACCAAAAAAGATAAGTTTACTTGGGAAAAAATAGAAAAAAGAAAATATGCTGAACAACAAAAAGGTGAGATAACTCGCGTTATTAGCGCTCAAGAGTTTAATAACTTGAAAGAAAACTCCGATAGTCTTCTTCCAACTTCCTTTATTGAAGCAGCAGAAAAATTAGCAAAGCAACGTCTAGGCACAAGTTTGCTTCCCGAAAATTATGTTTTCCTTGAAATTAAAGTAAAAAGGTAAACTTCTAGAAAGGATTTTGATGAAAAAAAGACTAAAATTAGCCCTGACATTCTTTTTTTCAATAACTATGTTAGGCTTTGGCATACACGCAGTCGGGGCTGATGAAGGACACACTCAAAAGTTAATCGTTGTAAAATATGGACTCAGCCAAAATTCAAACGGATTTTCTCAAAAACAAACAGATAATAGTGGTTTAAAAATTAATAATATAATAGTTGATGATTTGGGGAATCAACTAAAAACTGTACCTAATATTACGTATACAGTACAGAAGATTATCCCCCCAGGAGTGAATCCCATCCTTATCTCTGATTATTCAACATATACTGAAGTTGGTGCCCCCCTAAAGATTGTTACTGATCAAAAGGGAGTGGCGAGTGTCATCCTCGAGGATGGAAATTACATTTTGGAGGAACAGCCAAATAAAAATCAAGGCTTGACTCAGCCAGCAGATCCTCTGCTACTTGCTTTTCCAACTGTAGATGAGCTGGATGAAGTCTATATTTATCCTAAGTCAAGTGTTATTAAAACAACAACTGTTCCTCCAAAAAAGGAGTTGACCTATCGCCCACCACAGCATGTCCAAAATCTCCCGTCTACAGGGGAAATTGTTTCTTGGATTTTGATGATTCTTGGTGCAGTGTTATTAATGATTTTAGCAGTTACTCTTAACCATAGGGAAAAAGTAGACGAGACAACGATTCGTAAGTAATTTAAAGAAAGGATGAAGGTGAAGATTTTTGAGAATAAAGAAACAAGAAGCAGTAAATCGCACTATTGAAAAATTCACCGTGAACATCAGAAAGGTAAAGCAAGGAAGTTCATTAAAAAGAATTTTAAGACAAGAAATTTTTAAAATCCCACTCTATATAATGACTTTCCTTTTTCTTACTCTGAGTTCTCATTCACCCCTAAACTCTTTATTTCCTGAACCAACCCCCATCTCTGCTAAAGCGGCTATTACTCAGCAAACAGATGGGGCAGGCGTCACTTGGAATGTTATTACTACAGGTAATGATATCAACACCTTAATTACAACAGCTCTACCTGGCTCCACACTGAATATCAAGGCTGCCAACGATCTAACATTGGGACTTACAGCAGTAATACCTATAAATGTTACTTTAGTATTTGATATGGGTGGTCACGCATTATACAACTCTGGCACTGCAGTCATTACCCCTAGTGTGGGAAATAATATCACTTTTCAAAACGAGAATGTGGTTTCCACAGGCACTACCAATTCTAGAACAGTACCAAGTCCTCTTGGGATAGGAACTATAACAGGTGTCTATAACTATTACTATGGTCTCTTTAGTTCCAGTAATATATCTAATGTCACTTTGACTTATAAAAATGTAGTGCAAGACCTGCGAACAATAACAAACTGGGGGACAGGCGGACAACCTTTTTATAATATTGGTAGTTCAGTGAATTTTTCTGGAACAAATTATTTTAACTATAATTCAGGACAAGAATTTATGGAAGGGACAGGGATAAATGTGCTGGATGGTACCACAACGATTGTGCATGGGTCTGGAGGAAATGCTCCACTGTGGGCGCAATCTGCAGTTTCTATCAGTATCGCCTCAGGTGCGACTTTAGACTTCACAGGGAGCTCCACAGGCCGTGGGTTTATATATTTAGATAATAATCCTACTTTTACTATAAATAATAATGGTACTTTAAGATTAAGCATGGCTGGCCCAACCAGTAATAATTTTTATAGTAATACGGCGATGTCTGCCATTACGATGAATTATGGAACAAACTCCAGCAGCACGATTACCGCGCCTGGATTCTTTGACTACAATGCAACAAGTGGTGCTTTTAAAACAACAATTGGTCAAGGGGCAACTTTTGACTACAGCACAGGAAATACTACCAATACCTTTACTGGTAGTCCAGCAGCAACAGATAGCTTTACTTTGAATTCCTCTAAGCACGTAAGATTTAATACCAGCAAAACTTCTGGTGGAAGTATATTAGGAACAGATGCAAGCGCCATGCCCTTTCTCTTAAATGCAAGTGCACCAGCGGCTTATGCTATTAATGGCTACAATAGTTCAGCAGTTTCAACAATAACTGCAAGTTCCACAGTTGGTGCTTACGGAGTAACAGGCACATTTCACAGTAATCTGGCTGATTTGAACAAACTTGTAGGACAAAAGATTCCAACAGCTTCAGAAATCACTACTTACCAAAATGCAGCACAACTTGAGTTTAATTTGGTCTCACCCGCTCAAGCTAATTTTACTTATGCTTGGGCTGCAAATGTCCCTGGACAAAATAGTGTAGCCGGTACGTTGCTCGGTCAACTCCCCGCGCGTGTAACACAGCAAGGAAATGTAGGATCTGCTTTGCCAGCCCCCAGTCTACCAGCAGCACCTACTGGTTATTATATCTCTGGCTATAAAGCCCCTAATGGCACGATTTATAGTACTCTTTCTGCAGCCTTAGCTTCTGTAAACAATGTATTTGGGTCAAGTTCAAACACTGCCTCACCAGATATTTATACCCCCTCTACGAATGACTTTCAGGTTATTCTTAGTGCCCAGACACAAACCTTTTATATGAATTTTGGTTATCTGTTCATGAATTTTGGGAATGTTCCGAGCTTTCCTGCTAGTCCCTATGCTCAGTCGGGTCTGACAGGAGCGCCACTGGTTACCACTGGTTTAGCTACGGTAACTAATGGTTATCATTATTCAGCAGCAGTGAGCAGCAAAGGAACTTCTTGGGTGGATACCGCCAATCCCGAAACAGGAGCAGCGAATACACCGACACCTTATTATGCTAATATTAATGCAGCACTAGTTGCTGCAATTACTCAACAAAACGGGGGGATGTATTTTGGGACAACATCTTTAGCGAGTCCACCAACGATAAATATTCAAGGTGCCTACGATAATAACGTGATGGTGATGCTCACTGCAAATGCAGAAACTGCAAATTATACCTATGCTTGGGCAAATAACACGCCTGGTTATAATGGCAATCCAGGAAAAACCTTTGGAAATCTTCCCCTAGCAGCCACTTCAAAAGGCGGTTTCGGTGATACAATCTCTAGAAATACAGCCGGAGTAAACAGTCCAGGAAATACCTATTCAACTTTTGTAGCTCCGCCCTCAGATATGAGTTTAGCAGGTTACACGGTGACCATACAGGCTCCTAATGGTATCACCTATACGTCAGATCCAAATGCGGTTTCTAGTACAAACTTGGTCAAGTCTGCCACGCCAATCGCTGCGGCTACTCAAGCCAATGTCTTCAAGGATGGGGCAGCGGCGAACAACTTTATAATCACTTATATACCAGTTGCTAATAAAGTAACTTGGCACTATACTTTTGATTCCAGTGTTTCAAATCCCCCAAGTACTCCAGCTGATATTGTTCAGCCAGGGATTCTGACAGGCGCACCACTTATAAACCCAAATGCGTCTTCGCCTAATGGCTATTTTATAGAAGGATATCAATATCCCGGCGATACTAAAATATATCGTACGCTTACAGAACTACAAACCGTGCATAGCTCTGGGACAAGCGATATTACCATTAGTATTGTTTTAGCTAAAAATTTTGTTTTACCTTATACAGGAGGTAATGGGCTTCTCGGGATAATTCTTTCCTCAAGTATTTTGGCTATCCTTGCTTTAGTCGTTTATTTTTACAAAAGAAATTAAACGAAAAAGATGAATATTTCAAAAATCCGCACAATCTATAGGTGTGGATTTTATATTGCAAAGAAGTAGATAAGTGTATTTGTGAACAGATATTGGTATAATTAAAAATTATGACAAGAAAAAATATTTTGAAAGCTCATCGAATCGTGGTTAAAATTGGAACGAGTTCGTTGATTCTGCCGAATGGAAAAATAAATTTATCGAATATTGATGAACTGGCCTTTGTGTTATCTGATATTAATAACAGGGGTTACGAAGTAATTTTAGTGACTTCTGGTGCAGTCGGAGTAGGTCTAAATGTCCTTGGCATGGAAGAACGTCCGAAAGATATCGCTCAGCAACAAGCACTTGCTAGTATTGGCCAAGTTGAACTAATGAGTCTTTATACACAGATGTTCCGTCGCTACTCACAGAAAGTTTCTCAGTTGCTTTTAACACGGGATGTTACTGATTTTCCTATAAGTTCTGAGAATGCCGAGAACGCACTGAACGCTCTACTCTCTCTAGATATTATTCCTATTATTAATGAAAATGATGCTATCGCTGTAGAAGAAATGGATCATCAAACAAAGTTTGGAGATAATGACAAGCTTGGAGCGATTGTTTCTAAACTCATAGATGCGGACTTACTAATCATGTTGTCTGATATTGATGGTCTTTTTGATAAAAACCCCAATATTTATGATGATGCAGAAATTTTTAAAGAAGTACACGAGATTACGGATGAGTTGCGACAAATGGCAGGAGGCGCAGGAAGTCGTTTTGGTACGGGTGGGATGACTTCAAAGCTTGATGCAGCGCAGATTTTATTCGAAAATAGTCAAGAAATGGTTCTAACGAATGGTAAAAGAATTCGAGACATTCACGACATTATTAAAGGGCAGGAAATCGGTACTTATTTTTACCAAAAACTATGAGAAAGAAGTGGAAATATTATGATTGAAGAATTAGGAATAAAGATTAAATCAGCAAGTAAAGAAATTTCAAAATTATCATCGACAACTAAAAATACTTTTTTACTAAAATTAGCAGATTCTCTTGAGCAAAATACCGACAGAGTTATCTCTGAAAATAATCGAGATCTAGCTAAAGCTAAAGAACATGGTATTTCTGAGATTATGGTAGACCGTCTACGTCTATCAGCAAACAGAATTTCCGATATGGCATTAGGACTACGACAAATTGCTGAATTACCTGATCCAGTTGGACAAGTGCTGCAAGGCTTCACTAATCTTGATGGACTTAAGATTTTGCAAAAAAGAGTACCAATAGGTACCGTTGGGATGATTTTTGAAAGCCGCCCGAATGTAACGGTTGATGCTTTTTCGCTGTGCTTTAAAACGGGAAATACTGTTTTATTAAGAGGAGGTTCAGATGCACTTTTCTCTAATATGATTTTGGTTGAGATCATTAAGGAATGCTTGTTGGAACAAGGTATTAATGAAAGTGCCGTTGAGCTTTTGTCTGATACGAGCCATGCGGAAGCAGAAAAAATGATGCAAGCAGACGAGTACTTAGATGTGCTCATTCCTCGTGGTTCAGCTCGACTGATTAATAGGGTCAAGGAAAAAGCAACTGTTCCTGTGATTGAAACTGGTGTAGGAAATTGTACAATTTTTGTCGATGAAACTGCAGACTTAGATATGGCAGTTAAAATAGTAGTCAATGCCAAAACCCAGCGACCAAGTGTCTGTAACGCAGCAGAAAGCTTAGTCGTACATACTAAGATTGCTGCTGAATTTTTACCACAGTTAGATAAAGAGTTGAGAAAAGTACATGAAGTTGAATTTAGAGCAGACAAAACTGCTTTAAAAATCTTCCAAGATCATGCTGTACATTCAGCCGTTGCAGCAGGTATTGAAGATTTTGGAACAGAGTATCTTGATTACATTATGTCTGTGAAGACTGTGAACGACATAGATGAAGCTATTGAACATATCAACCGTTATTCAAGCCGTCATTCTGAAAGTATTGTAACTCACGATTATTTTAACGCTCAAAAATTTCAAGATGAGATTGATGCCGCAGCAGTATATGTGAATGCCTCTACACGTTTTACAGATGGTTTTGTTTTTGGCTTAGGTGCGGAAATTGGGATTTCAACTCAAAAACTTCATGCTAGAGGTCCTATGGGACTAGAAGCGCTCACTTCAACAAAATATTTAATTGATGGCAATGGACAAATCCGTTAATTTTCTTAATCAAAAGACAATCCTATGAGATTGTTTTTTTTTTATTACAAAAATGTAAGGGTAGTGAAAGGGAGAAGGTATAGAATATAAATAACTTATAAGTGAAAGAGAAAAGTGTTATTTTGTCGAAGTACTAAGAAAGCCTTGTGGATCATGAAAAAATACAAACATCAAAGAAGAAAAATACTCAATATACCCTTAATTATTTTACTGAGTACTTTGATTGGAGCAATTATGTTTATATTGGTTTATCAAAGAATGAAAGTCAGTCCGGGAACCCCCGAAATGCGCGTTATTGTGAAGAGTCCCGAAAAGTTAAAAGCAGAGTTAAAGATATTTCCCACGCTTTTTATTACTGGATCCAGTGGCACTCCTAAAAATAACATACAGCATTTGGTTAAATCGATTACAGCTGATAGGAATAACCCAGCAAAAACAGGTTTGACGATTATAGTAAACACCAGAGACAAATATAAAGTGAGTGTCTCTGGAAAAGTTGAAAAAGAGAATAAATTTCCGACGATTATCGTTGGCATGGATAAAGGTACAAATGACCACGAGATTTACCAGTACACTATAAAAGCTGTAATGGAGTATTTAGTCTCTCATTATAATATCCCTTGGTACAATATTTTAGGTTACTCTTCCGCTGGAGGTGGCGCAATGCGATATCTCATTAATTATTCTCAAGATAAAAATTTACCTCCTGTAAAAAAATTTATCGCTCTAGATGGCGAATTCAATAGAAAGGGGAAATTAAAAGCAAATGAGACTATGGAAAATGTCTACCAAGATGGCCCCATAAATAAAAGTGTCGACTATCGCTATTTTCAAGATAATTATAAAAAAATAGATAAGAATATAGAAGTTGCATTAATGGGCTTAGATGTTCCTAGTGGAGCACAATTTGACGGCGTTCTTCCTTGGTCAGATTTGTTTTCTGTTTATAACTTATTCAACAAAAATGGTAATAAGACAGAACGTTTTACTTTGAGCAATGCTAGAGGAGAAAATTATTCTCATGGTACTGTTTGGAAGATGCCCAAAGTACAACATTTTATTGAAAAATACTTTTACCAATAAGCTTACCAAAGTGTAAGATTATTGATTGATTATTTATAGTAAAATTTAAAATTATGAATGTTAAATATAAAGAACTATTAATTTTTTTAGGAAAAACATTTTTTTATCTTGTAGTCATTTTAGTTCTCCTTTATCTTTACTCTTACAGTAAGACCGGTGGAGCACACTTTATCTATAATGAATTTTAGAAGGGAGAGTCTATGAATATTCTTCAAAATATTTTATCAGTGGCAAAGAAACAGCCAGAACACTTTGCTATTTTGGAGTGTGAAGCTAACTATACTTATCATCAGCTACTTGATGCAGCATTCCAAGTTGCTACAAAAATAAATAAGCTCCCCGTATCACAACGGCCTATTCTTATTTTTGGAAAAAATGGTTTCTTGTCATTAGCTGCTATGCTTGGCGTTTCTCTTACAGGCCATGCTTACATACCAGTTGATGCACATACACCGTATGCACGCACTCTGCTTATTAATCAAGCTTCACAGCCTTCTATAGTGATTACGACAGTAAGTCTTGATGAATCTTTTTCAAAACTTTTTGATAATACGATAGATTTTACAGACTATGAGGAGAACAAAGATTTTAAACTCTCACAAATAGACTGTAAACAAGCTGTATCTGGTGATGATATAAATTATATTATCTACACTTCAGGTACGACTGGAATTCCTAAAGGTGTTTCAGTCACACATGATAATTTACTTACATTTACGCAGTGGATGAATACTGACTTTAGTTCGATTACTCATAATCATATTTTGTCTCAAGCTTTATATAGTTTTGACTTATCTATTTTTAGTTTATATCCTAGTTTGACAAGTGGAGGGACATTAGTTTCTCTAAGCCGTGAAGAGACAAGCAACTTTAAGCTACTTTTTGAACGACTTAATTCAAGTGAAATCAATACATGGGTTTCCACTCCTTCCTTTGTTGAAATTTGTTTGCTTGATCCATCATTTACAGCTGAAAATCATCAAACACTGCAGCAATTTATTTTCTGCGGTGAAGAATTGCCGCACAAAGTGGCAAAAAAACTTTTGGAAAGATTCCCTCAAGCTATCGTTTGGAATACTTATGGGCCAACTGAAACCACCGGCGCTGTTACAAGTATCCAAGTGACTCCCCAGCTCCTAAGCCATTATAATCGTGTCCCTATCGGGCTAGCAAAACCTGGAGTTGAAATTAAAATCATTGAAGATGAAATTATCATAACAGGAGATTCTGTTGCTAAAGGATATTTTGAAAACCCTGATAAAACAGCAGAATCTTTCTTCGAACTTCAGGGGAAATCAGCCTATCGTACAGGCGATTCAGGTTTCTTTGATGCGCATTCAGTTCTTAATTATAATGGACGTATCGATTTTCAAGTAAAATTTAATGGTTTTCGCATTGAACTTCAAGATATTGAAGCCCATTTACTGGAAATCGCTGAAATCGAAAAAGCATTGGTCATTCCCCAAAAAAATCAACAGGATAAGATTACAGGATTAGTTGCGGTTATTCACTCATCAGTGTGTTTTAGCAGCAAAGCAGAAGAACGTCATTTTAGTAAAACAATAAAAGCAAAACTCTCCAAGATGATTATGGATTATATGAT
This window encodes:
- the dltA gene encoding D-alanine--poly(phosphoribitol) ligase subunit DltA; the protein is MNILQNILSVAKKQPEHFAILECEANYTYHQLLDAAFQVATKINKLPVSQRPILIFGKNGFLSLAAMLGVSLTGHAYIPVDAHTPYARTLLINQASQPSIVITTVSLDESFSKLFDNTIDFTDYEENKDFKLSQIDCKQAVSGDDINYIIYTSGTTGIPKGVSVTHDNLLTFTQWMNTDFSSITHNHILSQALYSFDLSIFSLYPSLTSGGTLVSLSREETSNFKLLFERLNSSEINTWVSTPSFVEICLLDPSFTAENHQTLQQFIFCGEELPHKVAKKLLERFPQAIVWNTYGPTETTGAVTSIQVTPQLLSHYNRVPIGLAKPGVEIKIIEDEIIITGDSVAKGYFENPDKTAESFFELQGKSAYRTGDSGFFDAHSVLNYNGRIDFQVKFNGFRIELQDIEAHLLEIAEIEKALVIPQKNQQDKITGLVAVIHSSVCFSSKAEERHFSKTIKAKLSKMIMDYMIPTKFVYLDEFPLNSNGKIDRKRVTEQIFGGDG